Proteins co-encoded in one Oreochromis aureus strain Israel breed Guangdong linkage group 3, ZZ_aureus, whole genome shotgun sequence genomic window:
- the LOC120438829 gene encoding NLR family CARD domain-containing protein 3-like — protein sequence MFHCHTNRKRKVVKNFLKLKSLIKMISIVFDNKDLDVFLRRVMEKSLQSENGHLDLFVRFLHGLCLESNQRLLVGLLGQTEISPGTIQRVINNLKEMNSDEISPDRSINIFHCLMEMNHLTLFQEIQEFLKSENRSEKELSEIQCSALAFMLQMSEEVLDELDLQKYNRSARGQQRLIPAVRNCRKAGLTQCRLSESHCEVVASALKSNPSHLTELHMSNNYKLQDSGVKLLCAGLESPNCRLETLSWS from the exons atgttccactgtcACACCAACAGGAAGAGAAAGGTGGTGAAGAACTTCCTTAAACTAAAATCTTTGATCAAGATGATTTCCATTGTTTTTGATAACAAAGATCTTGATGTATTTCTGAGGAGAGTCATGGAGAAATCCCTCCAGAGTGAAAATGGCCACCTGGACctgtttgttcgcttccttcatggcctctgtctggagtccaaccagagactcttagtaggtctgctgggtcagacagagatCAGTCCAGGAACCATCCAGAGAGTcatcaacaacctgaaggagatgaacagtgatgaaatctctcctgacagaagcatcaacatcttccactgtctgatggagatgaaccACCTCACATTATTTCAGGAGATCCAAGAGTTcctgaagtcagagaacagatcagagaaggaactctctgagatccagtgctcagctctggccttcatgctgcagatgtcagaggaggttctggatGAGTTGGACCTGCAGAAGTACAACAGATCAGCGCGGGGACAACAgagactgattccagctgtgaggaactgcagaaaggctGG ACTGACTCAGTGTCGACTCTCAGAGTCTCACTGTGAAgttgtggcctcagctctgaagtccaacccctcccatctgacagaGCTGCACATGAGTAACAACTACAAGCTCCAGGATTCAGGTgtgaagcttctgtgtgctggactggagagtccaaactgtcgtctggagactctgag ttGGAGCTGA